Genomic window (Candidatus Binatia bacterium):
ATGTCGAGGACTTCTGCGCCGGCAAGGGAATCCGGATGCATCGCAAGCTCTACTTCGACAGCGAAGCCAACTGCCAGATCACCGATGCTCCGAATCTCAACGCGGACATGGCGATCTTCGTCCTGAGCCGGTAACACCGAGCGCCAGCAGACGACGCAGTGGGGCCGCATCCGCTTTCCCACCTTGGGGTACAGGGTCTGTGCCAAGCTGCCGCCCGAGTTTTACGATCTGCCGCTGGCGTTTGTCCCGGTGGCAGGACCGTGTGGACAAGTCGCTCTCGGCGCTGACGGGTGACTCGCCTTGTCAGCATGCGGCAGCATTCGCTACATAGGCCGGCATGCAGGTCGGGAAACCATCGCGGCGCAGGATCGGCATCGACCTCGGAGGGACGAAGGTCGAGGGTGTCGTGCTGGATGCCGACGATCGACCCACGTCGCGCTACCGCATGGCTACGGAGAGCGAGCGGGGATATGAGCACATTCTCGGTCGGGTTGAGATTATCGTGGACATGTGCCGACGTGAGGCACCGGAGTGCGTGGCCATTGGTATCGGCACACCGGGCGCGGTCTGCCGTGACGGCACGATGAAGAATTGCAACACCACGTGCTTGAACGACCGCCTCTTACCCCAGGATTTGACCGAACGGCTGGGGATGACGGTGCAGGTCGAGAACGACGCGAACTGCTTCGCCCTTGCCGAAGCGGTTGCCGGTGCCGGTCGGGGCGCCGGGCTGGTCTTCGGAGTGATTCTCGGCACCGGCGTTGGCGGGGGGATCGTCCACCGCGGCGAGCTGCTGCCCGGGCCGCAACACCTGGCTGGCGAATGGGGCCATCACAGCATCGATCCGCTGGGTCCGGCGTGCTACTGCGGGCAGCGCGGTTGCGTCGAGCGCTTCCTCGCCGGGCCGGCGGTTGAAGAGCAGTATCGCGAGCGCAGCGGGCAAGCGGCGGATATGCCGGCTATCGTCGCGGCCTATCGCGCCGGGGAGCCGGCGGCAACAGCGGTGGTCCAGCAGTTCTTGGACCGCTTTGGGCGGGCCGTGGCCAACCTGATCGACATCCTCGACCCGGACGTCATCGTTCTCGGCGGCGGGCTGTCGAACATCGATGAGTTGTACACGCTCGGCCGCGATGCAGTGGCCGGCTACGTCTTCAACAACGAGTTGCGCACGCCGCTGCGGCGGAACCTGCTCGGCGATTCCGCCGGCGTCATCGGCGCTGCGCTGCTGCTGTGAGCCGGAGAGATCCCGTTTCTGACGAACGCCGCCTCGTGAATCACCGCGCCGCGCGCCAGTCCCTTGCGCTCGAAGGCAGTCGGACCCAGGCGGGGTGAAGGCGCGGTCGCATCTCTCGCAAATGCTCCGCCGGACGCCAGCGTCTGCAGTATCGACTGAAACACCTCGTCGACGTCAGTGGCGGTGTGCAGGCAGCCCCCGGGACGCAGGGTGCGTGCCAGGGCTGCCGCAAACGCCGGCGTGAACAAGCGGCGATGATGGTGGCGCCGCTTCCACCACGGATCGGGGAAATAGATGTGATACGCCGCCACCGACTCGGCCGGGATGATGGTTGCCACCACGCACGCGGCGTCCGCATGGATGACACGCGCGTTGGCAATGCCATGAGCTGCGATGGCATTCTGCAGATGCCATGCGCGGCTGCTTGAGTGTTCAAGGCCGAAGAAATTGGTGTACGGACACTGTCGCGCCACCGGCACGATGAACGTGCCCGTGCCGGGACCGATCTCTATCTCGACGGGATGATAGTTGCCAAAAATCTCGCGCCAGAACTCGTGCATCAGGGATGATTGGTTAGCTCAAGAGGCGACCGCCGTCGACGGGTAGCACGGCGCCGGTGATGTAGTCATTCTGTAGTAACGCGAGCACGGCGTCGGCCACGTTCGACGGATGCCCTTCACGCTGCAGCAGGGTACGGCTGATTTCACGCTGCTTGAGGAGCGGATCGAAATCGTCAGGGAACAGTACGGGCCCCGGGGCAATTGCATTCACGCGGACCGACGGTGCCAGCTCCTTGGCGAGCGCATGGGTCAGCGCGATGACGCAGGCTTTGGCAATGGAGTAGGGCAGGTAGTCGGCCCACGGGCGCAGTCCGGCAACGTCGGCGAGGGTTACGATCGCGCCCCCGGCATGCGCCCGCAGGTGCAAACCGAAGCGGTGCGCGCAGAGGAACGCGGTGCGCAGATTGTTGGTGATCATGTCGTCCCAGTCCGCTTCCGTGAGCGTGGCGAGGGGCGTGCGCCGGAAGGCGCCGGCGTTGGCCACGAGCATGTCGACGCGCCCGAACGCGGCGAGCGTGGACTCCAGCACACGGGCGACGTGGTCCGATTGTGCTACGTCTGCCTGCACCGCGAGCGCTTGCACGCCCGCGGTGCGCGCCGCGTCAACCGTGTCGTGCGCCTCGGCGGCGGAGGTGCGGTAGGTGACAGCGAGGTTGCAGCCGGCCTCGGCCAAGGCGAGCACGATGGCCTTTCCCAGGCGCTGTGCGCCCCCGGTGACCACGGCCACACGTCCACGGAGGTCTTGCATCACGGCTTCTCGGGATCGAATTGTGGTTCCAGCACGACCTCGGTCGGGCAGGCGCGGCCATCGCAGGTCAGCACCCGAAATATCGCTTCCGCAACGTCCTCCGGTTGGAGGAACTTGGCGCGATCCATGCGTCGGTTCGGCGGGACGAATCCGGTGTCGACGTAGCCGGGGGATACGGCCACCGCCCTGACACCGCTGTTGCGCACCTCGGCGAACAAAGCGCGCGTGAAGGCGACAAGACCCGCCTTCGCGGCCGCGTACGCCGCCTCACCAGGTCGCACGCCGTGCGCCGCTGCCGAGGCCACATTGACGATGGCGCCGTGCTTACGCACCAGCATGTCGGGCAGAAGGAGACGACTGAGAACAATCGGCGCACGCAGGCAGGTGGCCAGCACCCGGTCCACTTCTGCGACCGCGACCTTACCAACCGGCGTACGAGGAGGAGCCCAGCCGGCGTTATTGACGAGAATGGAGATGTGGCCCAACTCCTGCATGGCGCGTTGCAGCGATGACTCAACTTGCGCGTCGTCGGTGATGTCAGCCGGCAATACCAACGTGCGCGCCCCGCTCGACGCGGCCTCTGCGGCGACTGTTTGCAGTTCGGCTGCGGTGCGCGCCACCAGTGCCAGGCTGCACCCCGCGCGCGCCAGGCGCAGGGCCGTGGCACGCCCGATGCCGCGACCGGCGCCGGTAATGAGGGCGATCTCGTTACTCAGTTCTGCCGCCACTGCGCTGCCTTTATCAGATGCCGAGGCGCGTGTGCCACTGAGCCAGCACGGCTGTAAAGTAGGGGCGCAGCATGCTGCGCCTCTACGGCTCGGCTTCCGGTGTCGGCGCAGCTTCCTGAACTTGCCCGGAATCCGCCTCGCCGCCGTCTTGCTCGGCCGCCTTGTCTGACTCCGGCTCGGCTGCGGCCTCAGGTGGAGCAGGAGTCGGGTCGGCGGCTTCAATGCCGGCCTGCCCCACGGTCTCCTGTTCGCCAGTCTCCTCCCGCGGTAGCGGTTCGATGGCACGGAGTTGCTGCTGCAGCCGTCCGAGTCCCAAGACGGGTTCGGCGATGCCCTCACGGATCGGACTGTCAACGTCCTTGGTCACCGCGCCAGCCGAGGAGTCGGTGACGGTGCCGCCTCCGGAGACCGGTTGTCGTGAGGTGACGGGGCCGGCGCTGATATCTGATACCGGTCCGCTCAGGACGTCAGCAGTTACCGACCCGCGTACGGAGTTTCCACTCAGCCGCCCGGCGTTGCCTTCGTGGACGCTGCCGCCACTGTCATGAACGGGTCCGCTTCCGGTGCCGACGTTGGTGCTCCCTTCGGATACCGGCCTGCTGTCCTGTCGTACCGGTCCGCCGCCCACCTGCGCAACGGCAACAGCGCTCGATAACGCAAGCGTCGCTGCCAGCTCGAGGAGAATCGAAAACCGGGAACCTACCATCACTTCAAATACTGCAGCATCGAGAGCCGCGGCGCAACGCCATCGGCTCGTGGTCGCCGCGGAGGGGTGTGCGTCATGAATGTGGGGAATCTCGAAACTCGCGGTCGCGAGAAGGGTTCTACCAGTAGCTCCTACTGCAGGTTTCAGGCGATCCCGATAGCGTGGGTACTCGGCGTTCTGCATACGCCGAAGGCGTTGTGCACCATAGCCCAGGGTTGCCGCCGTAGCGGCTACCCTGGGTAGACAAGGTTCCGACAGCTATACCCTGACAGGGTTACGTCGCGCCGGCCTGTTCGCCGATTCTCGCACGTCAGGTTGCGGCGACCAGAGCGCAACCCCTTTGGGGTAGAAGATTTTGGCGATTCTCTCCCAGGGTAGGCGCGCAGCGCGCCAACCCTGGGCTGTGGTGCACAACGCCTTCGGCGTAACAACCACAACGAACACTGCGGCACCGAGCTACTTCGGGGGATATCCAGGCGCGTTCTGCGCACCCACAGATTTGACGCACACCCGCCGCGGAGCAGCCGCAGGGGACTACAACCCGACGATGAAGGAGACGCTGGTGGTGCCGCTGCCGCCGATGTTCAACGTGGCGATCTTCTTCGCCCCTTCGATCTGATACTCGCCGGCTTCGCTGGTGACCTGCTTGAAGGCATCCAGAACCTGGCGTACGCCGGTGGCACCAACAGGGTGGCCGCAGCCGATCAGGCCGCCGCTCGGATTGATGGGCATCTTACCGCCCATTTCAATCGTGCCGTCCTCGACCGCCTTCCAGGATTCGCCTGGCGCGGTGATACCGAAGTGGTCAATCGCCATGTACTCGGAGGTGGTGAAGCAGTCGTGCGTTTCGATGCCCTGTACGCTCCAGACATCGGCAAGGCCGGCACGGCGCAACGCATCGAGCACCGTTTGCCGCGTGTGCGGCAGCACGTAGGGGTTGTCACGGCTCTCCGCGACCTTGGCGTCGAACTCGATGGGAGCGGTGTGATGTCCCCAACCGAGGATCCTGGGAATGTCCTCCAGTTTGACGCCGCGGGGTTTAGCGTAGGCAGCGGCGGCCTTCTCCGATGCCAGAATCAACGAGGCTGCACCGTCCGTGACCTGCGAGCAATCGGAGACCTTGATGCGCCCGCCGATCAGGGTGTTGAACTTGTCGACCGAACGCGCGTGGTCTTCCGTCATGTACCAGTTGCGTGTCTGCGCCAGCGGATTGCGCTTGGCGTTGGAGTAATTCACGGCGGCAATGTGTGCCAGGTGCTCATCCTTGAGACCGAAACGCTTGTCGTACTCGTCGCCGAGGCGGCCAAACAGTTTCGGGAAAGGAAAATCGACGCCCTTGGCTTCGCGCTCGTACCAGGCCGCCGTGCCGAGGTAGTCACCGCCGGTCTTCGGATCGACGGTTTTCATCTGCTCGACGCCGACCACGAGGGCGCAGTCGTAGCGGCCGGCTTCGATCTCGGCGGCCGCCGCCAGGATGGCGATGCTGCCCGAGGCGCACGCGGCTTCATGTCGTGAGGTGGGCAGACCGGAGAAGGCCGGATCGGTGTCGACCAGAAAGGCGCCGAGATGGCCTTGCATGCAGTACAGCTCGGCCGCGAAGTTGCCGAGGTGGGCAACGTCGATGCTCTTGGGATCGACCCCGGTGGCTTGCAGACCGCCGGCGACGACCTCGCGGAGCATGGCCACGATGTGCTTGTTTTCCTTGTTCCAGTTGCGCGCGAAGTCGGTTTGATACCCACCCAGAACGTATACAGGAGCAGCCATGTTCAGCCTCCTTGCTTCACCCTGCGAAAAAACGACCGATGTTGACGTGCGGCTCGCGGAACATGGGCTCGTCAGGATGTCGCGCCGCCTGCTGGAGTACCCGCGGGACCGGCAAGTGCTGCGCTTCCAGCAATCGGATCGTGGTACGAACTCCCATTACGTCCACCAGGGCCGTTGGCGGCGCCCAGTTGAAGCCGAAGCCCATGATGCGATCGACGTCACGGGCGCTGCCGACGACCTCGTTCTCGCCCACGCGGTTCAGGCCGTAGCTGACGTAGCCGAGGATCACGCGCCGCGCCAATTCCGCCTCGGAAGAAGAGGTCTCAGCAAAAACTCGGAAGGCATCACGATAGCGCCCAATGCGGTTGAGGCGCTTCATCTCCTCGACGAAGGCGATGGGCCACACGGGAGCGTCGCGCAAGTCCTTGTAGGCTCCGGTTTGCGGATCAAGCACCAGGTTGACGGTTTGTTTGCCCTCCTTGATGCGCCGGTAGAAACCGCCGCGCTCGGGAGTCTTGTTGCCAAGGTGCCCGTGAGCCAGCAGCCGCTCCATGTATGCGGGCATGGCGAAGGTTGCGTGCGCCTCATCATTGGTGTTGGCGCAGACATTGTCGACGATCGCCTTGTGCACGTCCCAACCCACCAGATCGACGGTGGCCAGTGGCGGCATGGCGCGTCCGGTGTACGGGCCGATGAGGTAATCGGCGAAGGCCACGCCAAACTCTTCCGCCAGAATGGCCACTTCGTTGAGCACCTTGAATCCGACGCGGTTGCCGGCGAAGGCGGGCTTGTCGGCGGTGACAATGGCAATCCGTCCGAAGCGCTTCTCGAGCAAGCGGACGATCTCGGGTACCAGGCTCGGATCGGTGCCGGCATGCGGGATGACCTCGGTGCCGACGATCACGTTGGGAGGATTGAACAAATGGATACCGAGGAAGTTGCGCCGAAAGCTCTCGCTACGCCCATGCGCCATCTCGGCAATCGACAAGCCGGACGACACCGTGGCGACGAGCGAATCCGGGCGGCGGCAGCGGTCGACTCTGGTGAAGAAGTTCTTCTTGAGTTCGATGTCCTCGGCGAGGGATTCAAAGATCAAGTCGGCCTTGGCGACCGCTTCTTCCAGATCTTCGCCGTAGGTGCCGACCGAGATGCGGTCGGCGAGGCGCTGCGATTTCGCCAGGCCCTGAGCGGTGACCAAACCCTCATGCGCCTTCTCGGCCGAGCGGGCGAGAAACACCACGTTGCAGCCGCCTGCAGCAAAGATTTCACCACTGCCAGCGCCCATGGTGCCGTTGGCACCCAGAACCACGACGTCGTTGATCTCAATCATGTGTCCTCTGAGTTCGGGCCAATATATAAAATGACCACAGCAAGCGCCAGTCACCCCTTAGGCATCTCGTACGCCCCCGGGGGCTGGTTGCCTGACGCCCTGGCGAACAGATATCCTTGCCCTATGGTTCAAAGGGAAGAAACCTGGCTGATGCGGACCTATGCGGGGCACACGAACCCGCAAGCCGCCAACGCGCTGTTCCGAACCAATCTGGCGAAGGGCCAAACCGGCCTCAGCGTCGCGTTCGATCTGCCGACGCAGACGGGTTACGACTCCGATGACCCGATGGCCGCGGGTGAAGTCGGGAAGGTTGGCGTACCGATCTGCCACATCGCCGACATGGAGGCGTTGTTCGCCGACATCCCCGTGGCGAAGATGAACACCTCGATGACCATCAACGCCACTGCGGCCTGGCTGCTGGCGTTGTATGCGGCCGTGGCCGAGCGCCAGGGCGCCAACCCGCGTGAGTTACGCGGGACGACGCAGAACGATATCCTCAAAGAGTTCCTCGCACGCGGCACGTACATTTTCCCGCCGGAGCCGTCGCTGCGGCTGACGGCGGACACTATTGAATATACCGTCGAGCACATCCCGAAATGGAACCCGGTCAACATCTGCAGTTACCACCTGCAAGAAGCCGGCGCGACGCCGGTGCAGGAGCTGGCGTTTACGCTGGCGAACGCGTTTGCGGTCCTGGATCGTGTCCAGGCGCGTCCCGGCGTGGCCATGCCCAATGTGGTCGGACAAATCTCCTTTTTCGTCAACGCCGGCATCCGCTTCATCGAAGAGATGTGCAAGCTGAAGGCGTTCGTGCGCCTGTGGGATCGCTACACGCGCGAGCGCTATGGCATCGAGGATCCGATCAAGCGGCGGTTCCGCTACGGGGTGCAGGTGAACTCGCTCGGGCTGACGGCGCAGCAGCCGGAGAACAACGTCCAGCGGATTGTGCTGGAGATGCTGGCGGTGGTGTTGTCGAAGGAGGCGCGTGCCCGCTCGGTACAGCTCCCGGCTTGGAACGAAGCCTTGGGGTTGCCGCGGCCATGGGATCAGCAGTGGTCGCTGCGCATTCAGCAGGTGATGGCGTACGAGACTGACCTCCTGGAGTACGGGGGCGACATTTTCGAAGGTTCGGCCGTCATCGAGGCCAAGGTCAAGGAACTGATGGAGGGGGCCGAAGCCGAGCTGCAGCGCATCCAGCAGATCGCCGGCGCGGCCGGAAGCGACGCTTCCGCAGCCATCGAGGTGATGAAGCGGGCATTGGTGGCCAGCCATGCCGAACGGCAGCGCCGCATCGAGAGCGGTGATCTCAGCGTCGTCGGTGTGAACAAGTTCACCGAGCACGAGCCGTCGCCGCTCGTGACCGGAGAGGCGGAGAGCATTCTGGTGGTCGATCCGGAGGCGGAGCGGCGACAGGTGGAGCGGTTACGCGCCTTCCGCGCCAGCCGCAACAACGCGGAAGTCCGCGCGGCGCTCGGGGCGCTGGCGGACGCAGCCAAGACGCGAACCAACATCATGCCGGCGTCAATTCGCGCGGCGCATGCCGGCATCACCACCGGTGAGTGGGCGGCGACGTTGCGCCAGGTCTTTGGCGAATACCGGGCGCCAACCGGTCTGCAAGGCATGACATTCGCCGGCGATGGCGGAACGCTGGTGGCATTGCGAGCCCGTGTGGCGGCGGTGTCCAAGGAGATCGGCCATCCCATTCGCCTGCTGGTCGCAAAGCCTGGTCTGGATGGCCATTCGAACGGGGCAGAGCAGGTGGCGGTACGCGCCAAGGAAGCCGGGTTGGAGGTGATCTACGAGGGCATTCGGCTCACCCCGGAGCAGATCGTCGCCTCCGCGGCCGACGAAGACGTGGATGCCGTCGGGCTCTCGATCCATTCGGGATCCCACATGACCCTGGTGCCGCGCATTACCGAGTTGCTGCGCCAACGGGGCCTGGGCGATGTGCCCGTGTGTGTGGGCGGGATCATCCCGGAGAGCGACCACGACCGGCTCCGGCGCTGCGGTGTGGCGCGCATCTACACACCGGGGCAGGCGACGCTGACGCAGATCATCGGCGATATCGTCGAGGTGGTTGCCGAAGAGCGGAGACACACCGCTACGGCGGGGTGACAGACTGCTTTCGAGGCAGTGCAGCTAGAATGTCTGCTAGTGCATGACCGAAATATCTTTTTCTCGCCCAGCATACCCGCCTGAACGCGTGCTGATCCTCGGCGCGGCCGGGCGGGATTTCCACGTCTTCAACGTCTACTTTCGCGACCGTCCCGGCTACGAGGTGGCAGGCTTCACCGCAACCCAGATCCCCGGAATCGTTGGGCGCCGCTACCCACCTTCTCTCGCGGGGCCGCGCTACCCAGACGGCATCCCGATCTATCCGGAGGAGGATCTCGAAGTCCTGGTCCGCAAGCAGCACGTCGATCAGGTCATCTTCGCGTACAGTGACCTGTCGCATCTGAACGTCATGCACTTGGCCTCGCGCGCCTTGGCGGCGGGCGCGGATTTTCGTCTGCTGGGGCCGGAGCACACATTTGTGGACGCGCGCTGCCCGGTCATCTCGATCTGTGCTGTCCGTACCGGCTGCGGCAAGGGTGAGGTGGCGGAGCGGCTGGTTGCCCACCTGCGCGGCCGAGGACGTCGTGCCGTCGTGATTCGTCACCCGATGCCATACGGCGATCTGGAGCAGCAGGTCATGCAGCGCTTTGCCACGACCGAGGACTGCGACCGATACGCCTGTACGATCGAGGAGCGCGAGGAGTACGAGCATCATCTGGCGCACGGGGCGGTGGTCTACGCCGGTGTGGATTACGAGCGGATCGTGCGTGCCGCGGAGGCCGAAGCGGACGTCATCATTTGGGACGGTGGCAATAACGACCTGCCATTCATCCGCCCGGGTCTCGAAATCGTGGTCGTCGATCCGCACCGCGCCGGACACGAGCTGGCCTACCATCCCGGCGAGGCCAACTTCCGGCGCGCCCACGTTCTGGTGATCAACAAGGTCGACTCCGCACTCGTGGAAGGGATCCGCCGTGTGCTAGATAACGCCGCCGCGATCAATCCAGGCGCGACGGTGGTGCAGGCGCGCTCGGACATCCAACTCGATCATCCCGAGATGGTGCGTGGACGGCGCGTCCTGGTGGTGGAGGACGGACCCACACTGACGCATGGTGAGATGAGCTACGGCGCCGGCGTCATCGCGGCGCAGTCTTACGGTGCAGCCGAGCTGATCGATCCGCGCCCGTACGCGGTCGGCTCGCTGCGGGAATGCTTCGAACGCTATCCCTGGATCGGAAAGGCGTTACCGGCCGCGGGCTATTCCGCCGCCCAAGTGGCCGAGCTGCAGGAGACCATCGCCCGGACACCCTGTGATGTCGTGCTGATCGCAACGCCGGTGAACCTGGGGCGCCTCATCAACATCCGCCAGCCATGCGTCCGAGCGACCTACAGGCTCGTCGAAGTGACACACCCGGACCTGGCTGAGCTTGCCGACGCTTTCCTGGAGCACAGCCGGTGACGGCGCCGATTGTCGTTGCGCTCGGCGGCAACGCCTTGCTGCGTCAAGCCGACGCAGGCACGGTCTTCGATCAATCGCGGCGCTCCAGCGACGCCGCGAGACCCATTGCACAACTGATTGCTCGCGGTCTGCCCGTGGTCATCACGCACGGCAATGGGCCGGTGGTGGGGAACATCTTTCTGCGGCATGAGCACAGCGCACGGACGATCCCGCCGATGCCGCTCGACGTCTGCGGTGCCGAATCCCAGGGCAACATCGGATATCTCCTGAGCGTGGCCTTGGACAACGCGCTGGTGCAGGCCGGTGTCTCGGCCACGACAACCACCGTCCTCACCCGTGTGCTGGTGGCGTCTGAAGATCCGGCGTTTGGCCAGCCGACAAAGCCAATCGGTGGTTTCCTGACCGAAGAGGAGGCGCGCCGGTCCCCATATCCCGTCGCTCGCGACGCCGACCGCGGCTACCGCCGGGTCGTCGCTTCGCCGCAGCCGCAGCACATCGTTGAGATCGCTGCGATCCGGGCGCTGCTTGCGGATGGTGTCATCCCGATCGCGGTCGGTGGCGGCGGTGTGCCGGTTGTCCGCCGGCCCGACGGTAGCCTTCTTGGCATCGAAGCGGTGATCGACAAGGACCTCGCCAGCAGCTTGCTGGCGCGCGAGCTGAAGGCCGATGCGCTCCTCATCCTCACCGACATCGATTGCGTGTATCTCGACTTCCTGACATCCAGACGGCGGCCGGTTGCGCGAATGACGACGGCAGAAGCGCAACGGCATTTCTCCGCTGGTGAATTCCTTCCCGGCAGCATGGGTCCGAAGATCGAAGCGGCGATCGAGTTCCTGCACGCCGGCGGCAACCGTGTCGTGATTTGTTTACCGGAACAACTCGATGCGGCACTGCGTGGCGAAGCGGGGACGA
Coding sequences:
- a CDS encoding ROK family protein, with amino-acid sequence MQVGKPSRRRIGIDLGGTKVEGVVLDADDRPTSRYRMATESERGYEHILGRVEIIVDMCRREAPECVAIGIGTPGAVCRDGTMKNCNTTCLNDRLLPQDLTERLGMTVQVENDANCFALAEAVAGAGRGAGLVFGVILGTGVGGGIVHRGELLPGPQHLAGEWGHHSIDPLGPACYCGQRGCVERFLAGPAVEEQYRERSGQAADMPAIVAAYRAGEPAATAVVQQFLDRFGRAVANLIDILDPDVIVLGGGLSNIDELYTLGRDAVAGYVFNNELRTPLRRNLLGDSAGVIGAALLL
- the trmB gene encoding tRNA (guanosine(46)-N7)-methyltransferase TrmB, giving the protein MHEFWREIFGNYHPVEIEIGPGTGTFIVPVARQCPYTNFFGLEHSSSRAWHLQNAIAAHGIANARVIHADAACVVATIIPAESVAAYHIYFPDPWWKRRHHHRRLFTPAFAAALARTLRPGGCLHTATDVDEVFQSILQTLASGGAFARDATAPSPRLGPTAFERKGLARGAVIHEAAFVRNGISPAHSSSAAPMTPAESPSRFRRSGVRNSLLKT
- a CDS encoding SDR family oxidoreductase, producing the protein MQDLRGRVAVVTGGAQRLGKAIVLALAEAGCNLAVTYRTSAAEAHDTVDAARTAGVQALAVQADVAQSDHVARVLESTLAAFGRVDMLVANAGAFRRTPLATLTEADWDDMITNNLRTAFLCAHRFGLHLRAHAGGAIVTLADVAGLRPWADYLPYSIAKACVIALTHALAKELAPSVRVNAIAPGPVLFPDDFDPLLKQREISRTLLQREGHPSNVADAVLALLQNDYITGAVLPVDGGRLLS
- a CDS encoding SDR family oxidoreductase, yielding MAAELSNEIALITGAGRGIGRATALRLARAGCSLALVARTAAELQTVAAEAASSGARTLVLPADITDDAQVESSLQRAMQELGHISILVNNAGWAPPRTPVGKVAVAEVDRVLATCLRAPIVLSRLLLPDMLVRKHGAIVNVASAAAHGVRPGEAAYAAAKAGLVAFTRALFAEVRNSGVRAVAVSPGYVDTGFVPPNRRMDRAKFLQPEDVAEAIFRVLTCDGRACPTEVVLEPQFDPEKP
- a CDS encoding acetyl-CoA acetyltransferase; this translates as MAAPVYVLGGYQTDFARNWNKENKHIVAMLREVVAGGLQATGVDPKSIDVAHLGNFAAELYCMQGHLGAFLVDTDPAFSGLPTSRHEAACASGSIAILAAAAEIEAGRYDCALVVGVEQMKTVDPKTGGDYLGTAAWYEREAKGVDFPFPKLFGRLGDEYDKRFGLKDEHLAHIAAVNYSNAKRNPLAQTRNWYMTEDHARSVDKFNTLIGGRIKVSDCSQVTDGAASLILASEKAAAAYAKPRGVKLEDIPRILGWGHHTAPIEFDAKVAESRDNPYVLPHTRQTVLDALRRAGLADVWSVQGIETHDCFTTSEYMAIDHFGITAPGESWKAVEDGTIEMGGKMPINPSGGLIGCGHPVGATGVRQVLDAFKQVTSEAGEYQIEGAKKIATLNIGGSGTTSVSFIVGL
- a CDS encoding 3-hydroxyacyl-CoA dehydrogenase family protein gives rise to the protein MIEINDVVVLGANGTMGAGSGEIFAAGGCNVVFLARSAEKAHEGLVTAQGLAKSQRLADRISVGTYGEDLEEAVAKADLIFESLAEDIELKKNFFTRVDRCRRPDSLVATVSSGLSIAEMAHGRSESFRRNFLGIHLFNPPNVIVGTEVIPHAGTDPSLVPEIVRLLEKRFGRIAIVTADKPAFAGNRVGFKVLNEVAILAEEFGVAFADYLIGPYTGRAMPPLATVDLVGWDVHKAIVDNVCANTNDEAHATFAMPAYMERLLAHGHLGNKTPERGGFYRRIKEGKQTVNLVLDPQTGAYKDLRDAPVWPIAFVEEMKRLNRIGRYRDAFRVFAETSSSEAELARRVILGYVSYGLNRVGENEVVGSARDVDRIMGFGFNWAPPTALVDVMGVRTTIRLLEAQHLPVPRVLQQAARHPDEPMFREPHVNIGRFFAG
- a CDS encoding protein meaA is translated as MVQREETWLMRTYAGHTNPQAANALFRTNLAKGQTGLSVAFDLPTQTGYDSDDPMAAGEVGKVGVPICHIADMEALFADIPVAKMNTSMTINATAAWLLALYAAVAERQGANPRELRGTTQNDILKEFLARGTYIFPPEPSLRLTADTIEYTVEHIPKWNPVNICSYHLQEAGATPVQELAFTLANAFAVLDRVQARPGVAMPNVVGQISFFVNAGIRFIEEMCKLKAFVRLWDRYTRERYGIEDPIKRRFRYGVQVNSLGLTAQQPENNVQRIVLEMLAVVLSKEARARSVQLPAWNEALGLPRPWDQQWSLRIQQVMAYETDLLEYGGDIFEGSAVIEAKVKELMEGAEAELQRIQQIAGAAGSDASAAIEVMKRALVASHAERQRRIESGDLSVVGVNKFTEHEPSPLVTGEAESILVVDPEAERRQVERLRAFRASRNNAEVRAALGALADAAKTRTNIMPASIRAAHAGITTGEWAATLRQVFGEYRAPTGLQGMTFAGDGGTLVALRARVAAVSKEIGHPIRLLVAKPGLDGHSNGAEQVAVRAKEAGLEVIYEGIRLTPEQIVASAADEDVDAVGLSIHSGSHMTLVPRITELLRQRGLGDVPVCVGGIIPESDHDRLRRCGVARIYTPGQATLTQIIGDIVEVVAEERRHTATAG
- a CDS encoding cyclic 2,3-diphosphoglycerate synthase, with product MTEISFSRPAYPPERVLILGAAGRDFHVFNVYFRDRPGYEVAGFTATQIPGIVGRRYPPSLAGPRYPDGIPIYPEEDLEVLVRKQHVDQVIFAYSDLSHLNVMHLASRALAAGADFRLLGPEHTFVDARCPVISICAVRTGCGKGEVAERLVAHLRGRGRRAVVIRHPMPYGDLEQQVMQRFATTEDCDRYACTIEEREEYEHHLAHGAVVYAGVDYERIVRAAEAEADVIIWDGGNNDLPFIRPGLEIVVVDPHRAGHELAYHPGEANFRRAHVLVINKVDSALVEGIRRVLDNAAAINPGATVVQARSDIQLDHPEMVRGRRVLVVEDGPTLTHGEMSYGAGVIAAQSYGAAELIDPRPYAVGSLRECFERYPWIGKALPAAGYSAAQVAELQETIARTPCDVVLIATPVNLGRLINIRQPCVRATYRLVEVTHPDLAELADAFLEHSR
- a CDS encoding carbamate kinase; this translates as MTAPIVVALGGNALLRQADAGTVFDQSRRSSDAARPIAQLIARGLPVVITHGNGPVVGNIFLRHEHSARTIPPMPLDVCGAESQGNIGYLLSVALDNALVQAGVSATTTTVLTRVLVASEDPAFGQPTKPIGGFLTEEEARRSPYPVARDADRGYRRVVASPQPQHIVEIAAIRALLADGVIPIAVGGGGVPVVRRPDGSLLGIEAVIDKDLASSLLARELKADALLILTDIDCVYLDFLTSRRRPVARMTTAEAQRHFSAGEFLPGSMGPKIEAAIEFLHAGGNRVVICLPEQLDAALRGEAGTTITNAVDLCEPRST